A genome region from Sander vitreus isolate 19-12246 chromosome 21, sanVit1, whole genome shotgun sequence includes the following:
- the LOC144535811 gene encoding ATP-dependent RNA helicase DHX8 produces the protein MADGGVDELSQLEYLSLVSKVCTELDNHLGISDKDLAEFVIDLAEKQPTFDGFKALLLQNGAEFTDSLIGNLLRLIQTMRPPSKSSTSKASDALVKPKTEKDRLKELFPALCRANDPVPKKLLDEDDVKVAADAMKELEMFMPSVSGTDSKSSKSRSEKSRRHSRSRSRERDRHRDRDRDREKDRKRRHRSRSRSRSRDRDRHRDGDRDKDRGKRRDKSSRWSERSPSPKKDQDKDSDRWKDKHVDRPPPEEPSVGDIYNGKVTSIMQFGCFVQLEGLRKRWEGLVHISELRREGRVANVADVVSKGQRVKIKVLSFTGSKTSLSMKDVDQETGEDLNPNRRRNVGPDGGDEISMRNPDRPSNLNLGHPPELEQDDTLERKRLTKISDPEKWEIKQMIAANVLSKEEFPDFDDETGILPKVDDEEDEDLEIELVEEEPPFLRGHTKQSMDMSPVKIVKNPDGSLSQAAMMQSALAKERRELKQAAREAEMDSIPMGLNKHWVDPLPDVDGRQIAANMRGIGMMPNDIPEWKKHAFGGNKASYGKKTQMSILEQRESLPIYKLKEQLIQAVHDNQILIVIGETGSGKTTQITQYLAEAGYTTRGKIGCTQPRRVAAMSVAKRVSEEYGCCLGQEVGYTIRFEDCTSPETVIKYMTDGMLLRECLIDSELGQYAIIMLDEAHERTIHTDVLFGLLKKTVQKRTDMKLIVTSATLDAVKFSQYFYEAPIFTIPGRTYPVEVLYTKEPETDYLDASLITVMQIHLTEPPGDVLVFLTGQEEIDTACEILYERMKSLGPDVPELIILPVYSALPSEMQTRIFDPAPPGSRKVVIATNIAETSLTIDGIYYVVDPGFVKQKVYNSKTGIDQLVVTPISQAQAKQRAGRAGRTGPGKCYRLYTERAYRDEMLTTNVPEIQRTNLASTVLSLKAMGINDLLSFDFMDAPPMETLITAMEQLYTLGALDDEGLLTRLGRRMAEFPLEPMLCKMLIMSVHLGCSEEMLTIVSMLSVQNVFYRPKDKQALADQKKAKFHQPEGDHLTLLAVYNSWKNNKFSNPWCYENFIQARSLRRAQDIRKQMLGIMDRHKLDVVSCGKATVRVQKAICSGFFRNAAKKDPQEGYRTLIDQQVVYIHPSSALFNRQPEWVVYHELVLTTKEYMREVTTIDPRWLVEFSPAFFKVSDPTRLSKQKKQQRLEPLYNRYEEPNAWRISRAFRRR, from the exons ATGGCAGACGGTGGAGTTGACGAGCTATCGCAGCTTGAATATTTGTCTTTGGTGTCCAAGGTCTGCACGGAGCTTGACAACCATCTGGGAATAAGTGACAAAGATTTAG CTGAATTTGTCATCGACCTTGCTGAAAAACAGCCGACCTTTGATGGATTCAAAGCTCTTTTGCTTCAAAATGGAGCCGAATTCACA GATTCTCTCATTGGTAATTTGCTCAGGCTCATTCAGACTATGCGACCTCCATCCAAGTCATCTACGAGTAAAG CCTCTGATGCTTTGGTCAAGCCGAAGACAGAAAAGGATAGGTTGAAGGAGCTGTTTCCTGCACTGTGTAGAGCAAATGATCCAGTGCCAAAG AAGCTACTAGATGAAGATGATGTGAAGGTAGCAGCTGATGCCATGAAAGAGCTGGAGATGTTTATGCCCAGTGTCAGTGGGACAGACTCCAAAAGCAGCAAGAGCAG GTCAGAAAAGAGCAGACGCCACAGCAGAAGTcgaagcagagaaagagacaggcacAGAGATCGGGACAGAGATCGGGAGAAGGACAGGAAGAGACGGCATCGCTCAAGGTCCAGGTCTCGCTCCAGAGACCGTGATCGGCACcgagatggagacagagacaaagatcGCGGCAAAAGAAGAGACAAATCTTCCCGCTGGTCTGAGCGCTCACCTAGCCCCAAAAAAGACCAAGACAAAGACTCTGACCGCTGGAAGGACAAACATGTGGACCGGCCACCACCAGAGGAACCTTCGGTTGGGGACATATACAATGGCAAAGTCACCAGTATTATGCAGTTTGGTTGCTTTGTTCAGCTGGAGGGATTAAG GAAACGATGGGAGGGTTTGGTCCACATTTCCGAGCTGCGTAGAGAGGGCCGTGTGGCCAACGTGGCTGATGTTGTCAGCAAAGGCCAAAGAGTCAAGATCAAGGTTCTCTCGTTCACCGGCTCTAAGACCAGCCTCAGTATGAAG GATGTGGAccaggagacaggagaagacCTGAACCCCAACAGGAGGAGGAACGTAGGCCCAGACGGAGGGGATGAGATCTCCATGAGAAACCCCGACCGGCCGAGCAACCTGAACCTGGGACACCCCCCTGAGCTGGAGCAGGACGACACCTTGGAGCGCAAGAGGCTCACCAAAATTTCTGACCCAGAGAAGTGGGAGATCAAACAG ATGATTGCTGCCAACGTCTTGTCCAAAGAAGAGTTCCCTGATTTTGATGACGAGACAGGGATCCTTCCTAAAGTTGATGATGAAGAGG ATGAAGATTTGGAAATTGAGCTGGTTGAAGAGGAGCCCCCCTTCTTGAGGGGACACACCAAACAAAGCATGGACATGAGCCCTGTCAAGATTGTCAAG AATCCCGATGGCTCTCTGTCTCAAGCGGCCATGATGCAGAGCGCTCTGGCTAAGGAGAGACGAGAGTTGAAGCAGGCTGCACGAGAGGCAGAGATGGACTCCATCCCCATGGGGTTGAATAAACACTGGGTCGACCCGCTGCCAGACG TTGATGGTAGGCAGATTGCAGCTAACATGAGAGGCATTGGCATGATGCCTAATGACATCCCAGAGTGGAAGAAGCATGCTTTTGGAGGCAACAAGGCCTCTTATGGAAAGAAGACCCAAATGTCCATcctggagcagagggagagcCTGCCTATCTACAAGCTGAAGGAGCAGCTCATTCAG GCTGTCCATGACAACCAGATCCTGATTGTGATTGGAGAGACGGGGTCTGGTAAGACCACGCAGATCACTCAGTACCTGGCGGAGGCAGGCTACACCACCAGGGGAAAGATTGGCTGTACGCAGCCCCGTCGTGTGGCCGCCATGTCAGTGGCCAAGAGAGTCTCTGAGGAGTATGGTTGCTGTCTAGGCCAAGAG GTGGGTTACACCATCCGTTTTGAGGACTGTACTAGCCCCGAGACGGTGATCAAGTACATGACGGACGGTATGCTGTTGAGAGAGTGTCTGATCGACTCTGAATTGGGCCAGTACGCCATTATCATGTTGGATGAAGCTCACGAGAGGACAATCCACACTGATGTTCTCTTTGGTTTGCTCAAGAAG aCTGTACAGAAACGCACAGACATGAAACTGATTGTAACATCAGCCACATTGGACGCTGTGAAGTTCTCTCAGTATTTCTATGAAGCGCCCATCTTCACCATCCCAGGAAGAACTTACCCAGTAGAGGTTCTCTACACCAAAGAACCTGAGACAGACTACCTGGATGCCAGTCTCATCACAGTCATGCAAATTCATCTGACGGAACCTCCAG GTGACGTCCTGGTGTTTCTGACTGGACAGGAAGAGATCGACACCGCTTGTGAGATCTTGTACGAGAGAATGAAGTCACTGGGGCCTGATGTTCCCGAGCTGATTATTCTTCCGGTTTACTCTGCCCTGCCTAGTGAGATGCAGACAAGAATCTTTGACCCGGCTCCCCCAGGCAGCAGAAAG GTGGTCATTGCCACAAACATTGCAGAAACATCTCTGACCATTGATGGAATCTATTATGTAGTGGACCCTGGTTTTGTCAAGCAAAAAGTGTACAACTCAAAGACTGGCATTGACCAGCTGGTTGTGACTCCTATCTCACAG GCCCAGGCCAAGCAGAGGGCAGGTCGAGCCGGCAGAACAGGCCCAGGGAAGTGTTACAGGCTCTACACCGAAAGAGCCTACAGAGACGAGATGCTGACCACCAACGTGCCGGAGATCCAGAGAACCAACTTGGCCAGCACTGTGCTGTCTCTGAAG GCAATGGGCATCAATGACCTCCTGTCTTTTGACTTCATGGACGCTCCACCCATGGAGACTCTGATCACAGCCATGGAGCAGCTCTACACTCTGGGAGCTCTGGATGATGAAGGCTTACTCACACGGCTGGGCAGAAGG ATGGCGGAGTTTCCTCTGGAGCCCATGCTGTGTAAGATGTTGATCATGTCCGTCCATCTGGGCTGCAGTGAAGAGATGCTCACCATCGTGTCAATGTTGTCTGTGCAGAACGTCTTCTACAGGCCCAAG GACAAGCAGGCCTTGGCCGACCAGAAGAAGGCAAAGTTTCACCAACCTGAGGGGGATCACTTGACCCTGCTGGCGGTTTACAACTCCTGGAAGAACAACAAGTTCTCCAACCCCTGGTGTTATGAGAACTTCATTCAAGCTCGCTCCCTGCGCAGAGCCCAGGACATCCGCAAACAGATGCTGGGTATCATGGACAG aCATAAACTGGATGTGGTATCTTGTGGCAAAGCCACAGTACGGGTCCAGAAAGCCATCTGCAGTGGCTTCTTCAGGAATGCAGCTAAAAAGGATCCTCAAGAAGGCTACCGGACCCTTATAGACCAGCAAGTTGTATACATCCACCCCTCCAGTGCTCTGTTCAACCGCCAGCCTGAGTG GGTTGTGTACCATGAGTTGGTGCTGACCACCAAGGAGTACATGCGGGAGGTGACCACCATTGACCCTCGCTGGCTGGTGGAGTTTTCGCCTGCCTTCTTCAAAGTGTCCGACCCCACGCGCCTCAGCAAGCAGAAGAAACAACAGCGCCTCGAGCCTCTGTACAACCGTTACGAGGAGCCCAACGCTTGGAGAATCTCTCGTGCCTTCAGACGCCGTTGA